In a genomic window of Meleagris gallopavo isolate NT-WF06-2002-E0010 breed Aviagen turkey brand Nicholas breeding stock chromosome 1, Turkey_5.1, whole genome shotgun sequence:
- the RIPK4 gene encoding receptor-interacting serine/threonine-protein kinase 4 codes for MVKVVKGHRPELPVVSKSRPHSCNNLIKLMQKCWQDDPGERPTFQEITSVTETLCEKPEDETKEMVAEDLDTKSSPKQRSEGMSALSQPKQEPVVASVKDYSLSELLSQLDSGISQTMEGPEDLSRSSSESKLAASDKRLSGVSSVDSAFSSRGSLSLSFERESSDIGTTDIQKRKLTEAILAGDTSKLMKILQPQDVDIVLDGNCSLLHLAVEAGQEECVKWLLLYNANPNLTNKKGSTPLHIAIEKKIKSIVELLMARKINVNAKDEDQWTALHFAAQNGDDFSTKMLLDKNASLNEVDFEGRAPIHIACQYGQENIVRILLRRGVNVNIKGKDDWVPLHYAAWQGHLPIVKLLAKQPGANVNVQTMDGRTSLHLAAQRGHYRVARLLIDLESDVNVPNALSQTALHIAAETGHTSTSRLLLKHGADIEAATAEGCTALHLASRSGHLATTKLLMDEGADVFARGPLNRTALHLAAENGHSEVVEELVSSGNINVSDDEGLTALHLAARGGHTKTVEVLLKHGALTDLQRPTFQTLLRLTQQSNSSSVTVLLSET; via the exons ATGGTAAAAGTAGTTAAAGGCCACCGCCCAGAGCTACCTGTTGTTTCCAAATCCAGACCTCATTCATGTAATAACTTGATCAAACTGATGCAAAAATGTTGGCAAGATGATCCTGGTGAACGGCCAACATTTCAAG aaattACTTCGGTAACAGAAACACTTTGTGAAAAACCAGAAgatgaaacaaaggaaatggtAGCTGAGGACCTGGACACCAAGAGTTCCCCAAAGCAGCGATCTGAG GGGATGTCTGCATTATCCCAGCCGAAACAGGAGCCTGTTGTGGCATCAGTTAAGGATTACAGTCTATCAGAATTGTTGTCCCAGCTGGATTCGGGGATTTCACAGACTATGGAAGGCCCTGAGGATCTCAGCCGCAGCTCTTCCGAATCCAAACTTGCTGCCAGCGACAAGCGGCTTTCAGGAGTTTCATCTGTAGATTCAGCTTTTTCATCCAGAGgctccctttccctttcctttgaAAGAGAGAGTTCAG aTATAGGTACTACAGACATACAGAAAAGGAAGCTAACAGAGGCTATTTTAGCTGGAGACACGAGCAAGCTGATGAAGATCCTCCAGCCTCAAGATGTTGATATTGTTTTAGATGGGAACTGCAGTCTTTTGCACTTAGCTGTTGAAGCTGGTCAAGAAGAATGTGTCAAATGGCTCCTCCTTTACAATGCTAACCCAAACCTCACCAACAAGAAAGGATCCACCCCTCTTCACATAGCCATcgagaagaaaattaaaagcattgtggagctgctcatGGCAAGGAAAATCAACGTTAATGCCAAAGATGAGGATCAGTGGACTGCTCTTCACTTTGCTGCCCAAAACGGGGATGACTTCAGCACCAAAATGCTGCTTGATAAGAATGCATCCTTGAATGAGGTCGATTTTGAAGGCAGAGCCCCCATCCACATAGCCTGTCAGTACGGCCAAGAGAATATTGTACGGATTCTGCTGAGAAGAGGCGTTAATGTGAACATCAAAGGAAAGGATGACTGGGTGCCTCTGCACTACGCTGCCTGGCAAGGTCATCTTCCCATCGTGAAGCTTCTGGCCAAACAGCCAGGTGCAAATGTAAATGTACAGACCATGGATGGAAGGACCTCGCTACACTTGGCTGCTCAGCGAGGTCACTACCGTGTCGCTCGCCTTCTCATAGACCTGGAGTCAGATGTCAACGTACCGAATGCGCTCTCGCAGACTGCTCTCCACATAGCTGCTGAAACTGGCCACACGAGCACATCCAGGCTGCTCCTTAAACACGGTGCAGACATTGAGGCAGCAACAGCGGAAGGATGTACTGCTCTGCACTTGGCATCTCGCAGCGGCCATTTAGCGACAACAAAATTGCTGATGGATGAAGGGGCCGATGTTTTTGCCAGGGGCCCATTAAATAGGACAGCGTTGCATCTTGCTGCAGAAAATGGGCACTCTGAAGTAGTAGAAGAACTTGTCAGTTCAGGAAACATCAATGTTTCTGACGATGAGGGGTTGACAGCTCTTCATCTGGCTGCAAGAGGAGGGCACACAAAAACAGTTGAGGTTCTTCTAAAGCATGGGGCACTCACTGATCTGCAAAGACCCACATTTCAGACCCTCCTCCGGCTTACTCAGCAGAGCAACAGTAGCTCAGTTACTGTGTTATTAAGTGAAACTTAA